A genomic segment from Nitrososphaerota archaeon encodes:
- a CDS encoding glutamate-5-semialdehyde dehydrogenase translates to MALEARKASYEMAKLPRSAKDRALLEIADAIWREKDTLLAAAFVDVKAAQAEVEAGRLAKPVLERLKLDEVKIKAIVEMVRSVASLDDPVGKTLYAIELDDGFELYRVTCPLGVIGVVFEARPDVLPQISSLCLKSGNAVILKGGREAANINRALYNVIRDAADKAGIPRGWIQLLEAREEILDLLKQDDLVDLIVPRGSNEFVRFVQENTRIPVLGHSSGVCHIYVDRAADLARAVDVCFDAKVQYPAVCNAVECILVHKDVAQTFLPKLAERFVKAGVEMRCCPRAKEALRGFDVKEATEEDWGREYLDLKVAIRVVDSLDEAVEYINRYGSKHTDSIITEDKSAALRFLTGVDSSTVIHNASTRFSDGYRFGLGAEVGISTSKIHARGPVGLEGLVTYKYILLGSGQIVSTYIGANAKKFKHRRLDKVWSPDTWIAVK, encoded by the coding sequence ATGGCGTTAGAGGCGAGGAAAGCATCCTATGAGATGGCGAAGCTGCCTCGCTCAGCTAAGGACAGAGCACTGCTTGAGATCGCTGACGCGATCTGGAGGGAGAAGGATACCCTCCTCGCAGCCGCTTTTGTCGATGTTAAGGCTGCTCAAGCCGAGGTTGAGGCTGGTAGGCTTGCGAAGCCGGTTTTAGAGCGGCTTAAGCTGGATGAAGTGAAGATTAAGGCTATAGTTGAGATGGTTAGGAGCGTCGCTTCGCTTGATGACCCTGTTGGGAAGACCCTCTATGCTATTGAGTTGGATGACGGGTTTGAGCTCTATCGGGTTACTTGCCCGCTTGGCGTCATTGGGGTGGTCTTTGAAGCCAGACCAGATGTGCTTCCTCAGATCTCGAGCCTCTGCCTAAAGTCTGGTAACGCTGTTATATTGAAGGGCGGGCGGGAGGCTGCGAATATCAATAGGGCGCTCTACAACGTGATCAGAGATGCGGCTGATAAAGCTGGCATCCCAAGAGGGTGGATTCAGCTACTGGAGGCTAGGGAGGAGATACTTGATCTTCTGAAGCAAGACGATTTAGTTGATCTTATTGTGCCTAGGGGTAGCAACGAATTCGTGAGATTTGTGCAGGAGAATACACGCATACCGGTCTTGGGGCATTCGTCTGGTGTATGCCACATATATGTGGATAGGGCTGCTGACCTCGCTAGAGCGGTTGACGTCTGCTTCGATGCGAAGGTCCAGTACCCAGCAGTGTGTAATGCTGTCGAATGCATATTGGTGCACAAAGATGTTGCACAAACCTTCCTACCTAAGCTTGCTGAGCGGTTCGTGAAGGCTGGTGTTGAAATGAGGTGCTGCCCAAGAGCAAAAGAAGCGCTGAGGGGGTTCGATGTTAAAGAAGCGACCGAAGAAGATTGGGGGCGAGAATACCTAGACCTCAAGGTTGCAATAAGAGTCGTAGACTCGCTGGATGAGGCGGTAGAGTACATAAACAGGTACGGCTCAAAACACACCGACTCCATAATAACAGAGGATAAATCCGCAGCTCTACGATTCCTAACTGGTGTGGATTCATCAACCGTGATACATAACGCATCAACACGCTTCAGCGACGGCTACAGATTTGGTCTAGGCGCAGAAGTAGGCATAAGCACGAGCAAGATACACGCAAGAGGCCCTGTGGGGTTAGAGGGGCTCGTAACCTACAAGTATATTCTTTTGGGTAGCGGGCAGATCGTCTCAACCTACATAGGTGCCAACGCGAAGAAATTCAAGCACCGCCGTTTGGATAAAGTGTGGAGCCCAGATACGTGGATAGCAGTTAAATAG
- a CDS encoding adenosylhomocysteinase, producing MPSKIADPSLAGKGELSYKWAYNHMPTLTAIIEREAPKKPLAGRRVGVCLHVTKETSVLVMGLKRLGAEVYLAAANPLSTQDDIAAYLASQGINVFAWRGEKPSEYFDCIHRVLSSRVEFLMDDGSDAHVEAHKMGGLNILAGTEETTTGVIRLRALEKDGLLKYPVVAVNNAYTKYLFDNRYGTGQSVIDGILRATSLLLAGKTVVVCGYGWVGKGVAKRARGLDAHVIVTEVDPLKALEAHMDGYTVMPIAKAAEVGDIFITVTGQTGVIRGEHIERMKDGAILANGGHFDVEIDVKYLDENAASRVEVRPYTEEYRLKSGKRVYLIGRGRIANLVAAEGHPPEVMMMSFSNQLLSLIYLTQNHSKMQPKVYDVPQSIDQEVARRTIEALGIEIDEMTEEQKKYAQSWLL from the coding sequence TTGCCGAGTAAGATCGCAGACCCCTCTTTAGCGGGTAAAGGTGAGCTATCATATAAGTGGGCTTACAACCATATGCCAACGCTAACAGCCATAATTGAACGCGAGGCACCTAAGAAGCCTTTAGCGGGTAGAAGGGTAGGTGTCTGCCTACACGTAACAAAGGAGACATCGGTTCTCGTGATGGGGCTGAAGCGACTAGGTGCTGAAGTCTATCTTGCCGCCGCTAACCCACTTTCAACGCAAGACGATATAGCAGCCTACCTCGCATCACAAGGCATAAACGTCTTCGCTTGGCGTGGTGAGAAGCCCTCAGAGTACTTCGACTGTATACATCGGGTTCTATCATCTAGAGTAGAGTTTCTTATGGACGATGGGTCAGACGCGCACGTAGAAGCCCACAAGATGGGTGGGCTCAACATATTGGCTGGGACCGAAGAGACTACAACGGGTGTAATTAGACTAAGGGCTCTTGAAAAAGATGGTCTGCTGAAGTATCCCGTAGTAGCCGTTAACAACGCCTATACAAAGTATCTCTTCGACAACAGATACGGTACTGGGCAGAGTGTCATCGACGGGATACTGAGGGCTACAAGCCTCCTTCTCGCAGGCAAGACAGTTGTGGTATGCGGATACGGGTGGGTAGGTAAAGGGGTTGCGAAGAGGGCTAGGGGGCTAGACGCACACGTAATAGTGACTGAGGTAGATCCGCTTAAGGCACTCGAAGCCCATATGGATGGCTACACAGTTATGCCTATAGCTAAAGCTGCTGAAGTCGGCGACATATTCATAACGGTCACGGGGCAGACAGGCGTCATTCGAGGGGAGCACATCGAAAGGATGAAGGATGGGGCTATTCTCGCAAACGGAGGACACTTCGACGTAGAGATAGACGTCAAATACTTGGACGAAAACGCCGCTTCTAGGGTCGAGGTTAGACCGTACACAGAAGAGTATAGGTTAAAGAGCGGTAAAAGGGTCTACTTGATTGGGCGCGGAAGGATAGCTAATTTGGTTGCAGCAGAGGGGCATCCGCCTGAAGTTATGATGATGTCTTTCTCCAACCAGCTCCTCTCCCTAATCTACCTCACACAGAACCACAGCAAGATGCAGCCAAAGGTCTACGATGTGCCTCAGAGCATAGATCAAGAGGTTGCCAGAAGGACCATAGAAGCGCTCGGCATAGAGATAGATGAGATGACTGAGGAGCAGAAAAAATACGCCCAATCTTGGCTCCTATAG